CAGCTTGAAGCCGGAGATGCGGAAGGACTCCAGGGCGAACAGCTCGCGCACGAACTTCTCGACGTTGTCGATCACGCCCACGCCGGACGCGGCCATCCACAGCAGGGTGCCGGCCACCAGGAAGACCACGAGCATGCTGGCGTAGAAGAGCACGGAGAACCGCAGCACCGTCCACGGATCGATCCTGCGGAT
This genomic interval from Acidimicrobiales bacterium contains the following:
- a CDS encoding DUF3566 domain-containing protein; the protein is IRRIDPWTVLRFSVLFYASMLVVFLVAGTLLWMAASGVGVIDNVEKFVRELFALESFRISGFKLFTSSVVGGLVLVLLGTGINVLMAVVYNLSSDIVGGVEVSVLEEEPTGTRRSVV